A stretch of Microbacterium sp. LWH3-1.2 DNA encodes these proteins:
- the metK gene encoding methionine adenosyltransferase, with protein sequence MTDLRLFTSESVTEGHPDKICDQISDSILDAILDADPNGRVAVETLVTTGLVHVAGEVSTSAYVEIPAIVRNVVNRIGYTSSETGFDGDSCGVSVSIGAQSSDIAAGVDKAFERREDGSEDPHDLQGAGDQGIMFGYATTETPQLMPMAAWTAHRMAERLAEVRRSGALPFLRPDGKTQVTLGYDGVMPKTVESIVLSTQHHPDISQKALRAAVRAEVIDPVLEATGLELPDVEYYINPAGPFVIGGPKGDAGLTGRKIIIDTYGGASRHGGGAFSGKDPSKVDRSAAYAMRWVAKNAVAAGLADRLEVQVAYAIGKAKPVGLYVETFGTGRVADDAITQAILDVFDLRPKAIIDQLDLLRPIYAQTAAYGHFGRELADFTWERTDRADALRAAAGL encoded by the coding sequence ATGACCGACCTGCGTCTGTTCACATCCGAATCCGTCACCGAGGGTCACCCCGACAAGATCTGCGACCAGATCTCGGATTCGATCCTGGACGCGATCCTGGACGCCGACCCGAACGGGCGCGTGGCCGTCGAGACGCTCGTCACCACCGGTCTCGTCCACGTCGCCGGCGAGGTCTCGACCTCCGCGTACGTCGAGATCCCGGCGATCGTCCGCAACGTCGTCAACCGCATCGGCTACACCTCCAGCGAGACCGGATTCGACGGCGACTCGTGCGGCGTGAGCGTCTCGATCGGCGCGCAGTCCTCCGACATCGCCGCCGGTGTCGACAAGGCGTTCGAGCGCCGCGAGGACGGCTCCGAAGATCCGCACGACCTTCAGGGCGCCGGCGACCAGGGCATCATGTTCGGCTACGCGACGACCGAGACGCCGCAACTCATGCCGATGGCCGCGTGGACGGCGCACCGCATGGCCGAGCGCCTCGCCGAGGTGCGCCGCTCCGGCGCGCTGCCGTTCCTGCGACCCGACGGCAAGACCCAGGTCACGCTCGGCTACGACGGCGTGATGCCCAAGACCGTCGAGTCCATCGTCCTGTCGACCCAGCACCACCCCGACATCTCGCAGAAGGCGCTGCGCGCCGCCGTGCGTGCCGAGGTCATCGATCCCGTGCTCGAGGCGACCGGTCTCGAGCTGCCGGACGTGGAGTACTACATCAACCCGGCCGGTCCGTTCGTCATCGGCGGCCCCAAGGGCGACGCCGGCCTCACCGGCCGCAAGATCATCATCGACACGTACGGCGGCGCGTCGCGCCACGGCGGCGGCGCGTTCAGCGGCAAAGACCCGTCGAAGGTGGACCGCTCGGCCGCCTACGCCATGCGATGGGTCGCCAAGAACGCCGTCGCCGCAGGCCTCGCGGACCGTCTCGAGGTGCAGGTCGCGTATGCCATCGGCAAGGCGAAGCCCGTCGGGCTCTATGTCGAGACGTTCGGCACCGGCCGCGTGGCCGACGACGCGATCACCCAGGCGATCCTCGACGTGTTCGACCTGCGCCCGAAGGCGATCATCGACCAGCTCGACCTCCTGCGGCCGATCTACGCGCAGACCGCGGCGTACGGCCACTTCGGCCGTGAGCTTGCCGACTTCACGTGGGAGCGCACCGACCGCGCCGACGCGTTGCGCGCGGCAGCCGGGCTCTGA
- the rpoZ gene encoding DNA-directed RNA polymerase subunit omega, whose translation MAGTNQGIIEPPIDSLLEKVDSKYQLVIFASKRARQINDYYSDLHEGNLFDNVGPLVDSTVEDKPLTIAMHEIHEDKLRLRRAE comes from the coding sequence ATGGCCGGAACGAACCAGGGCATCATCGAGCCCCCCATCGACAGCCTGCTCGAGAAGGTCGACTCGAAGTATCAGCTCGTGATCTTCGCGTCCAAGCGCGCGCGCCAGATCAACGACTACTACTCCGACCTCCACGAGGGCAACCTGTTCGACAACGTCGGCCCGCTCGTCGACTCGACCGTCGAGGACAAGCCGCTCACCATCGCGATGCACGAGATCCACGAGGACAAGCTGCGCCTGCGTCGCGCGGAGTAA
- the pyrF gene encoding orotidine-5'-phosphate decarboxylase, whose protein sequence is MTSFGERVRAAMAAHGQLCVGIDPHAHLLAEWGLDASAAGVREFGLRVVEAAAGRVAVVKPQVSFFEVHGSAGFAALEDVLAAARDAGLLVIADAKRGDIGTTMDAYAQAWLTPGSPLEADALTVSPFLGVGALDGTFDVALRNGKGVFVLAATSNPEAQGPQRAHHADGATVSAGIVREVSERNTRATPAGEWGSLGFVIGGTVDWSDAGLRSFAPVTPILGPGFGHQGANPNDLGARFGVLQEAVVASESRSILAAGPDRLAARISERALLYRGG, encoded by the coding sequence ATGACCTCATTCGGAGAACGCGTCCGCGCCGCCATGGCGGCGCACGGGCAGCTGTGCGTCGGCATCGATCCGCACGCGCACCTGCTGGCCGAGTGGGGGCTGGATGCCTCGGCCGCCGGGGTGCGCGAGTTCGGCCTGCGCGTGGTCGAGGCCGCCGCAGGCCGGGTCGCCGTCGTCAAGCCGCAGGTCTCGTTCTTCGAGGTCCACGGCTCGGCCGGCTTCGCCGCCCTCGAGGACGTCCTCGCGGCGGCGCGCGACGCGGGACTCCTCGTGATCGCGGACGCCAAGCGCGGCGACATCGGCACCACGATGGACGCGTACGCGCAGGCCTGGCTCACACCCGGCTCGCCGCTCGAGGCCGACGCTCTCACGGTGAGCCCGTTCCTCGGCGTGGGTGCGCTCGACGGGACGTTCGACGTCGCGCTGCGCAACGGCAAGGGCGTGTTCGTGCTCGCCGCGACGAGCAACCCCGAGGCGCAGGGGCCGCAGCGCGCGCACCACGCCGACGGTGCGACGGTCTCCGCCGGCATCGTCCGCGAGGTCTCCGAACGCAACACCCGCGCGACGCCCGCCGGCGAGTGGGGGAGCCTCGGCTTCGTGATCGGCGGCACCGTCGACTGGTCGGACGCCGGCCTTCGGTCCTTCGCGCCGGTGACGCCCATCCTCGGGCCGGGCTTCGGTCATCAGGGGGCGAATCCGAACGACCTCGGTGCGCGCTTCGGCGTCCTGCAGGAAGCGGTGGTAGCGTCTGAGAGCCGCAGCATCCTGGCTGCCGGACCCGACCGGCTCGCCGCGCGCATATCCGAGCGCGCCCTTCTCTACCGTGGTGGTTGA
- the carB gene encoding carbamoyl-phosphate synthase large subunit has translation MPKRSDINSVLVIGSGPIVIGQACEFDYSGTQACRVLREEGVRVILVNSNPATIMTDPDFADATYIEPINWRVIETIIAKEKPDAILPTLGGQTALNAAIDLHKNGILEKYGVELIGADFEAINKGEDRQIFKELVIAAGADVAASVICHTMDELLAGAEKLGYPLVVRPSFTMGGLGSGFAYDEEDLRRIGGAGLHDSPTNEVLLEESILGWKEYELELMRDTADNTVVVCSIENVDPVGVHTGDSITVAPALTLTDREYQKLRDIGIDIIRAVGVDTGGCNIQFAVDPTNGRIIVIEMNPRVSRSSALASKATGFPIAKIAAKLAIGYRLDEIPNDITKVTPASFEPTLDYVVVKVPRFNFEKFPAADTTLTTTMKSVGEAMAIGRNYATALQKALRSLEKRGSSFHWNDEPRSVEELLEIAKTPTDGRIVVLQQALRKGATVEQAFEATKIDPWFLDQIVLINEVAEFVAQAGELDAATLRIAKEHGFSDAQVAQLRGDSETQVRGIRHGLGIRPVYKTVDTCAGEFPALTPYHYSSYDFETEVTPSERTKVVIIGSGPNRIGQGVEFDYSCVHASFALSDAGYETVMVNCNPETVSTDYDTSDRLYFEPLTLEDVLEVLHAESQSGKILGVICQLGGQTPLGLAKGIEEAGYTILGTKPAAIDLAEERELFSRLLDDAGLVAPRNGTAIDVDGAVAVAEEIGYPVLVRPSFVLGGRGMEIVYSTEALRDYFIRVAGEAIIGPGLPLLVDRFLDDAIELDVDALYDGEELYIGGVMEHLEEAGIHSGDSSCTLPPVSLGRTDIDRVREATRAIAERVGVRGLLNVQFAISAGVLYVIEANPRASRTVPFVSKALGIPLAKAASRIMAGAAIAELKAEGLLPEQDGSRVPLDAPVAVKEAVLPFKRFRTRDGQTVDSVLGPEMRSTGEVMGIDRDFPTAFAKSQEAAYGGMPQSGTVFISVADSDKRAVILPAHRLQELGFDLVATEGTAEILARNGIDVRVVEKYSETLESGGTNIVDLINAGDIDIVVNTPSGGATRADGYEIRAAAVAGDKALFTTMAVLGAAVSALPVLREGFHVKSLQEYAADRQGAA, from the coding sequence ATGCCTAAGCGTTCTGACATCAACTCCGTCCTCGTCATCGGATCCGGCCCGATCGTCATCGGCCAGGCGTGCGAGTTCGACTATTCGGGCACGCAGGCCTGCCGCGTGCTCCGCGAGGAGGGCGTGCGCGTCATCCTGGTCAACTCCAACCCGGCGACGATCATGACCGACCCGGACTTCGCCGACGCGACCTACATCGAGCCCATCAACTGGCGCGTGATCGAGACGATCATCGCGAAGGAGAAGCCCGACGCGATCCTGCCGACCCTCGGCGGGCAGACCGCCCTCAACGCGGCGATCGACCTGCACAAGAACGGCATCCTGGAGAAGTACGGCGTCGAGCTCATCGGCGCCGACTTCGAGGCGATCAACAAGGGCGAGGACCGCCAGATCTTCAAGGAGCTGGTGATCGCGGCGGGCGCCGATGTCGCTGCATCCGTCATCTGCCACACCATGGACGAACTGCTCGCGGGCGCCGAGAAGCTCGGCTACCCGCTCGTCGTGCGCCCGTCGTTCACGATGGGCGGCCTCGGCTCGGGATTCGCGTACGACGAGGAGGACCTCCGCCGCATCGGCGGCGCGGGCCTCCACGACTCGCCGACGAACGAGGTGCTGCTCGAGGAGTCGATCCTCGGGTGGAAGGAGTACGAGCTCGAGCTCATGCGCGACACCGCCGACAACACGGTCGTCGTCTGCTCGATCGAGAACGTCGACCCGGTGGGCGTCCACACCGGCGACTCCATCACGGTCGCCCCGGCCCTCACGCTGACCGACCGCGAGTACCAGAAGCTGCGCGACATCGGCATCGACATCATCCGCGCCGTGGGCGTCGACACGGGCGGGTGCAACATCCAGTTCGCCGTCGACCCGACCAACGGCCGCATCATCGTCATCGAGATGAACCCCCGCGTGTCGCGCTCGTCCGCGCTCGCCTCGAAGGCGACCGGATTCCCGATCGCGAAGATCGCCGCGAAGCTCGCGATCGGCTACCGCCTCGACGAGATCCCGAACGACATCACGAAGGTGACCCCGGCGAGCTTCGAGCCGACGCTCGACTACGTCGTCGTCAAGGTGCCGCGCTTCAACTTCGAGAAGTTTCCTGCCGCCGACACGACGCTCACCACCACCATGAAGTCGGTGGGCGAGGCGATGGCGATCGGCCGCAACTACGCGACCGCGCTGCAGAAGGCACTGCGCTCGCTCGAGAAGCGCGGCTCGAGCTTCCACTGGAACGACGAGCCCCGTTCTGTGGAGGAGCTCCTCGAGATCGCGAAGACCCCGACCGACGGCCGCATCGTCGTGCTGCAGCAGGCGCTGCGCAAGGGCGCCACCGTCGAGCAGGCTTTCGAGGCCACCAAGATCGACCCATGGTTCCTCGACCAGATCGTGCTCATCAACGAGGTCGCCGAGTTCGTCGCGCAGGCGGGGGAGTTGGATGCCGCCACCCTCCGCATCGCGAAGGAGCACGGCTTCAGCGACGCCCAGGTCGCGCAGCTGCGCGGTGACAGCGAGACCCAGGTGCGCGGCATCCGTCACGGTCTCGGCATCCGTCCCGTGTACAAGACCGTCGACACGTGCGCGGGGGAGTTCCCCGCGCTCACGCCCTACCACTACTCGAGCTACGACTTCGAGACCGAGGTGACGCCGTCGGAGCGCACCAAGGTCGTCATCATCGGCTCGGGCCCGAACCGCATCGGCCAGGGCGTCGAGTTCGATTACTCGTGCGTGCACGCCTCGTTCGCCCTGTCGGACGCGGGCTACGAGACCGTCATGGTCAACTGCAACCCCGAGACCGTGTCGACCGACTACGACACGTCCGACCGCCTGTACTTCGAACCGTTGACCCTCGAGGACGTCCTCGAGGTGCTGCACGCCGAGTCCCAGTCGGGGAAGATCCTCGGCGTCATCTGCCAGCTCGGCGGTCAGACGCCGCTCGGCCTCGCGAAGGGCATCGAGGAGGCCGGCTACACGATCCTCGGCACCAAGCCCGCCGCGATCGACCTCGCCGAGGAGCGCGAGCTCTTCTCGCGCCTGCTCGACGACGCCGGACTCGTCGCGCCGCGCAACGGCACCGCGATCGACGTCGACGGAGCGGTCGCGGTCGCCGAGGAGATCGGCTACCCGGTGCTGGTGCGCCCGAGCTTCGTGCTCGGCGGCCGCGGCATGGAGATCGTCTACTCGACCGAGGCGCTGCGCGACTACTTCATCCGCGTCGCGGGCGAGGCGATCATCGGCCCGGGGCTCCCGCTGCTCGTCGACCGCTTCCTCGACGACGCGATCGAGCTCGACGTGGACGCGCTGTACGACGGCGAGGAGCTCTACATCGGCGGCGTCATGGAGCACCTCGAGGAGGCCGGCATCCACTCCGGCGACTCGTCGTGCACGCTGCCGCCCGTGAGCCTCGGGCGGACCGACATCGACCGCGTCCGCGAGGCCACGCGCGCCATCGCCGAGCGTGTCGGGGTGCGGGGCCTGCTCAACGTCCAGTTCGCGATCTCGGCGGGCGTGCTCTACGTCATCGAGGCGAACCCTCGCGCGAGCCGCACCGTGCCCTTCGTGTCGAAGGCGCTCGGCATCCCGCTCGCCAAGGCCGCGTCGCGCATCATGGCCGGCGCCGCGATCGCCGAACTGAAGGCCGAGGGGCTGCTGCCCGAGCAGGACGGCTCGCGCGTCCCGCTCGACGCCCCCGTCGCCGTCAAGGAGGCCGTTCTGCCCTTCAAGCGGTTCCGCACGCGCGACGGTCAGACCGTCGACTCCGTGCTCGGCCCCGAGATGCGCTCGACCGGCGAGGTCATGGGCATCGACCGCGACTTCCCGACCGCGTTCGCGAAGTCGCAGGAGGCCGCGTACGGCGGCATGCCGCAGTCGGGCACCGTGTTCATCTCGGTCGCCGACAGCGACAAGCGCGCCGTGATCCTCCCCGCCCACCGGCTGCAGGAGCTCGGCTTCGATCTGGTCGCGACCGAAGGGACCGCCGAGATCCTCGCCCGAAACGGGATCGACGTGCGCGTGGTCGAGAAGTACTCGGAGACGCTGGAGTCGGGCGGCACCAACATCGTCGATCTGATCAACGCCGGCGACATCGACATCGTCGTGAACACGCCGTCAGGTGGCGCGACTCGCGCCGACGGCTACGAGATCCGCGCCGCGGCCGTGGCCGGCGACAAGGCGCTGTTCACCACGATGGCGGTGCTCGGCGCCGCGGTGAGCGCGCTGCCGGTGCTGCGCGAAGGCTTCCACGTGAAGAGCCTCCAGGAGTACGCCGCCGATCGACAGGGAGCTGCATGA
- the carA gene encoding glutamine-hydrolyzing carbamoyl-phosphate synthase small subunit — MTSLFQTDPAVLVLEDGTRHVGRAYGALGTTIGEVVFATGMTGYQETLTDPSYAGQIVLQTAPHIGNTGMNDEDPESRRIWVSGYIVRDPSRVVSNWRADESLDDALVNDGVIGISGIDTRAVTRHIRSAGSMRGAIFSGEAARIDPEEQLRLVREAPEMAGQNLSAQVSVAAAEVTPAKGERIGNLAVLDLGVKQATVDNLAARGFDVHVLPQDVTIDGIRAIEPVAVFYSNGPGDPAASGDHVELLRDVLDDGLPFFGICFGNQLLGRALGLGTYKLPFGHRGINQPVLDKATGRVEITAHNHGFAVDAPVEGQFDSPHGYGKVEVSHVGLNDQVVEGLRALDIPAFSVQYHPEAAAGPHDANYLFDRFRDLVVANLSRFDSHARSTTGKPTDA; from the coding sequence ATGACCTCCCTGTTCCAGACCGACCCGGCCGTCCTCGTGCTCGAGGACGGGACACGCCACGTCGGGCGCGCCTACGGCGCCCTCGGCACCACCATCGGCGAGGTGGTCTTCGCCACCGGCATGACCGGCTATCAGGAGACCCTCACCGACCCGTCGTACGCCGGCCAGATCGTGCTGCAGACGGCGCCCCACATCGGCAACACCGGCATGAACGACGAGGACCCCGAGTCGCGACGCATCTGGGTGTCGGGCTACATCGTGCGCGACCCCTCCCGCGTGGTGTCCAACTGGCGCGCCGACGAGTCCCTCGACGACGCGCTGGTGAACGACGGGGTCATCGGCATCAGCGGCATCGACACCCGCGCGGTCACGCGCCACATCCGCTCCGCGGGCAGCATGCGCGGGGCGATCTTCTCCGGCGAGGCGGCGCGGATCGATCCCGAAGAGCAGCTGCGCCTCGTCCGCGAGGCGCCCGAGATGGCCGGGCAGAACCTCTCCGCGCAGGTGTCGGTGGCGGCGGCCGAGGTCACCCCGGCGAAGGGCGAGCGCATCGGCAATCTCGCGGTGCTCGATCTCGGCGTGAAGCAGGCCACGGTCGACAACCTGGCCGCCCGCGGCTTCGACGTGCACGTGCTCCCGCAGGACGTCACCATCGACGGCATCCGCGCGATCGAGCCGGTCGCGGTGTTCTACTCGAACGGCCCCGGCGACCCGGCGGCGTCGGGCGACCACGTCGAGCTGCTGCGGGACGTGCTCGACGACGGCCTGCCGTTCTTCGGCATCTGCTTCGGCAACCAGCTCCTGGGCCGCGCCCTCGGCCTCGGCACCTACAAGCTGCCGTTCGGCCACCGCGGCATCAACCAGCCCGTGCTCGACAAGGCGACCGGCCGCGTCGAGATCACGGCGCACAACCACGGCTTCGCCGTCGACGCGCCCGTCGAGGGACAGTTCGACAGCCCTCACGGCTACGGCAAGGTCGAGGTCAGCCACGTCGGCCTCAACGACCAGGTGGTCGAGGGACTGCGAGCTCTCGACATCCCGGCCTTCTCGGTGCAGTACCACCCGGAGGCGGCAGCCGGACCCCACGACGCCAACTACCTGTTCGACCGCTTCCGCGACCTCGTCGTCGCGAACCTCTCGCGTTTCGACTCGCACGCTCGCTCAACGACCGGAAAGCCCACCGATGCCTAA
- a CDS encoding dihydroorotase produces MSETLLFRGALVEGSTAADVLVEDGVITAIGPGVSRAGASEIDVDGLVLLPGLVDLHTHLREPGYEASETILTGSRAAAAGGYTAVFAMPNTSPVADTAGVVEQELALGEAAGYVTVQPIGAVTVGQKGERLAELGAMADSRARVRVFSDDGFCVWDPLIMRRALEYVKAFDGVIAQHAQDPRLTEGAQMNEGSVSAELGLAGWPAVAEESIIARDVLLAEHVGSRLHVCHLSTAGSVEIIRWGKRRGVNVTAEVTPHHLLLTDELVRDYDARFKVNPPLRREEDVLAVREGLADGTIDIVATDHAPHPAEAKACEWHAAANGMVGLESALRVVQQSMVDTGLITWGDVARIMSREPARIGRLTGHGTPLTEGQPASLAFYDPSPRRTFTTDDLHGRSVNSPYLGRELPGDVRWTLHQGTVTVADGALLDTPGVRA; encoded by the coding sequence ATGAGCGAGACCCTACTCTTCCGCGGAGCGCTGGTCGAAGGATCGACGGCCGCCGACGTGCTCGTCGAGGACGGCGTCATCACCGCCATCGGGCCCGGCGTCAGCCGTGCCGGCGCAAGCGAGATCGACGTCGACGGCCTGGTGCTGCTGCCCGGCCTGGTCGACCTCCACACGCACCTGCGCGAGCCGGGGTATGAGGCATCCGAGACGATCCTCACCGGTTCGCGCGCCGCCGCGGCCGGCGGGTACACCGCCGTGTTCGCGATGCCCAACACGTCGCCTGTCGCCGACACCGCCGGTGTCGTCGAGCAGGAGCTCGCCCTCGGCGAGGCCGCCGGTTACGTCACCGTGCAGCCGATCGGCGCCGTCACGGTGGGCCAGAAAGGCGAGCGGCTCGCCGAGCTCGGCGCCATGGCCGACTCGCGAGCCCGCGTGCGCGTCTTCAGCGACGACGGCTTCTGCGTGTGGGACCCGCTCATCATGCGGCGCGCACTCGAGTACGTGAAGGCGTTCGACGGCGTCATCGCGCAGCATGCGCAGGACCCGCGTCTCACCGAGGGGGCGCAGATGAACGAGGGCTCGGTGTCGGCCGAGCTCGGTCTGGCCGGCTGGCCCGCCGTCGCCGAGGAGTCGATCATCGCCCGCGATGTGCTGCTCGCCGAGCACGTCGGCTCGCGCCTGCACGTGTGCCACCTCTCGACGGCCGGGTCGGTCGAGATCATCCGCTGGGGCAAGCGCCGCGGTGTGAACGTGACAGCGGAAGTCACGCCGCACCACCTGCTCCTCACCGACGAGCTGGTGCGCGACTACGACGCGCGCTTCAAGGTGAATCCGCCGCTGCGCCGCGAAGAGGACGTGCTCGCCGTTCGCGAGGGTCTCGCCGACGGCACGATCGACATCGTCGCCACCGACCACGCGCCCCACCCCGCCGAGGCGAAGGCGTGCGAGTGGCACGCGGCCGCCAACGGCATGGTCGGGCTCGAGAGCGCCCTGCGCGTCGTTCAGCAGTCGATGGTCGACACCGGCCTCATCACGTGGGGCGATGTCGCGCGCATCATGTCGCGCGAGCCCGCCCGCATCGGTCGGCTCACCGGTCACGGCACCCCGCTCACCGAGGGACAGCCGGCGTCCCTCGCGTTCTACGACCCGTCGCCGCGCCGCACGTTCACGACGGACGACCTGCACGGCCGGAGTGTGAACTCGCCGTACCTCGGCCGTGAGCTGCCGGGCGACGTCCGCTGGACCCTGCACCAGGGCACCGTCACGGTCGCCGACGGCGCTCTCCTCGACACGCCGGGGGTGCGCGCATGA